The DNA segment TACATCCAGACACTtaagaattacaaaaaaaataccaaGAATATAAACCAATAAATCCCaatcatccaaaaaaaaaaaaaaaaagatatcacCTTATTACCAAGATCTATACAATGAATGACCAATCCCaagcaataaattaaataaatatgagtcAAAAGATAGACACCATTCCGTCTATACGAAAGAAAGCCAACATCAATCCATCGCAAATCTTCCATACGAAAGGTTATGTCTATACGAAATCCACTTGAAGCAACGCACCGTCTCAGCAAGCTCGCAAGTGAGATATTTCCATTGGGTGCAAACTCGGCAAACCACTATTATCCAAGTGAAGAATTCCTCTAATTACAGGAGGTAACTCTGAGTTTTCATTCCAAGTCTGATTCATTCTGGAAGCTCCCAACCTTGCGAAGCCATTAGCCAACTAGTTACACTGCCTATAGACATGCTTGAATCTGTAATTCAAGTCTTCACACAGTTGCATCAACTCTTCCCAGTAATCTTCTACGTACCAAAGgccacatctttttttcttcatccaCTCAATCACAATCTTAGAGTCCATCTCAATTTCTATATTCTGAATGCCCAAAAATCTCGCAATTTTCATGCCTTGAACTAAGCTAAAAAATTCAGCAATATTGTTAGATTGATTCCCAGTAGCTATTGAAACCAGAAATTAACTTCCCTTTGCAATCTCTAATAGCTCCGCCTGCACCCGATGAACCTGGGTTCCCCAATGAACAGCCATCCACATTTAGTTTGTGCCAACCTTCCTTTGGTTTCACCCATTTCGAAGGCAAATAAGAtatatgtttatgcttaatAGGTATATTAAACATCAACAATATCTCCTCATCTCGCTTAGATAATCTGGAAGAAGCCTTCAGATTTTTCCCAATCAAACCCAACCAATATTTAATCGAATTCCACACCGAAAGTAAGGACTCATGTTTTCCTTCCATTCTAGCCATGCACCACCGAGTCCATAGCTTCCAAGTGATTATTCTAGGAAGAAGACCAATTAATTGGCCTGGTTGAGTTGAAAATTTAGCACGCCTAAACCATATTTCTACTTTGTCTTTCCAGTTTCGACCTTCCATCCGACATATAGCAAGAGTAGAGCAACATTTGCTCCATACCTGTTCGGCAAACGTCCCGAGTGCCAGTACATGACTCTGATCCTCATATCCCCCATTGTCACAGCAATCACACTTGGATGCCAACGGGATCCCTGCTCTACGAACACGATTATCCACCAGCAAACAATTATTTTGTGCCTTCCACATTATTAGAAACAATTTTTTTGGTAGTGCAGGATGCCACAACCATTTATTCCAAGGCACTTTTGGGCTCTAGACCTGATACATTCCCATGCAGAATGAGTGGAAAAAATTCCTTGGGCATTCAGTAACCAAATAAGAGTGTCATTCCCCTGCTTCACTCTACCCAATTATTCTAATATTTGTTCCGACTTTTCCATGCCAACTAATCGGTCAAACAGTTCCACATTCCACCCATTTCCAAGTTTACACTGCGATAAAAAGATCCGGTAAATCCCGAACTTCATGTTGTTCAATAAGAGGACCATCATTTAACCGTTTGTCGTGCCAAAAGGAAATGTTCCCCTCTTTCACCCTCCATTTGGAAAATTTTTGTACAGCAGCCATGTTATTTAAAAGCGTCTTCCATAGTTTCGATCCTTTAGAGGAATCCACGCAGGAGATATGATTATTACCGACATATTTAGCAACCAAAAATTTTGACCAAACCGATTTTCCTTGAAGCAAATTCCAGACTAACTTCATATGAAGGGATGTCTGCACCTCAAGCAAATTTCTGAGCCCAATGCCCCCCTCTGAAATTGGTTTGCAAAGCTCATCCCAAGCACTCCATTTTTTCTTAGGCTTGCCATCTCTACCACCCCAAAAGAAAGTACTCATCAGTCTCTTCAATTTATCCAATACCACTTTCGGAGTGTGTAAAATAGAAAGGATATGGATAGGAATGCTTTGCAAAACTTGCGTTAAAAGCAACAGCCGAGAGCCATTTGAAAGCAATTGGGCCTTCCAACCATCTATGCGATCTCTAACTTTCTTAATCAAGCCTTCAAAATGTGCCACTAGAAGTTATAGTACCTTAGCTTTTTGAAGAAATTCCGGGTGCCATTCCAGGAAAATGGCTGCCCACATTGCTGTATGTCCTGAAGATTCATGACCTGCATTTAAGTACATCAACAGAATATCTATGATTTCCTCGTCAGATAATTTTCTGCCATTTTCATCTGCAACATCTAGCAAAGCATCCATCATATCTTTCTTCTTTGGCAAGACAAACTCCTTCCTTTGATTTCTCCTCTCATCAACAATAGATTGAAATGTAGCCACAAGCTTCTTTCGAGCCTGAAACATCGATTATTTTGGTAAACAAATCCTGAAAACAAAGCTGAGAAAATACAACTAAGATACTGATCACctttgttgggaatttggacctcccaaattcaccccccctaggatctaccctttgcaggagtaacaaggaaaaatagagaaataataacaacacaagaaatttacgtggaaactccaaaacaggagaaaaaccaccagacccagagaagaaaatacattatgtgaaaaattgttacaatcacacaatttttctcctcaccccaaacacacccacaaagctttccccactagaaaaactctaactcacacctcttcccattttacaaaaatggacaacagaggaatttaactagagtcaaaattTACTAACTAAacatttgactggtgcacttaaactaagaggctaagccccTTATTTATAAGCATGAGGATTTGCTCCTTCATTatttcccaccggtgtgggactaaacaaaggagcaaaaaacaacaatctccaccttgcgactttgactagtcccacagccaaactccacctcaatgaagatcttcataacttccgctatcatgcttcaccataaaagcatacacactcagaataaaccaattccaagcatttcacttcggcccatgtcgaaaacaaccttgctgaaaattatggtgtaacttccacgtttgacTCTCCttgaagttcatcagccatcgacatgaatttccaccacacaccctgcattaatGCCAAGCCAATGcccgtgtgcaaacttgtggacttgctaatattaacacatcctctatcatggcaactttgggaattagcagCATGCCAtaaggatgtacatgtctcatttttcatggagagagacacaacattagcatcagtaccagtatctccatttactgacttggagccacttgtcGAACCagctccttgtactagccgtttcatCAGTCGCTAGAATCACTGCTGACTTCAGGGGTTGATCTGTTTTCCACACCTTGTGTaaaccaatttctccacctcaaatctaaCAAGATTTGAAGCCCTACTTCCTaacattgctttgatgaatttactgtagaaatgaatagtacctcactaagtcagttcccaggaaagattggagggtcacaatggacacacttaaaattttcaatctcctagacagaacctccttagattgtacatatccacactaccacaccaaaactccaccccacaaaaagaacctagtggctctgataccaattgttgggaatttggacctcccaaattcacccccctaggatctaccctttgcaggagtaacaaggaaaaatagagaaataataacaacataagaaatttacgtggaaactccaaaacaggagaaaaaccaccaaacccagagaagaaaatacactatgtgaaaaattgttacaatcacacaatttttctccttaccccaaacacacccacaaagctttccccactagaaaaactctaactcacacctcttcccattttacaaaaatggacaacagaggaatttaactagattCAAAATTTACTAGCTAAGCATtcgactggtgcacttaaactaagaggctaagccccTTATTTATAAGCATGAGGATTTGCTCCTTCATTatttcccaccggtgtgggactaaacaaaggagcaaaaaaaaaacaaccttgAGTGCTTTATGGTAAGAAAATCCTGGAAGATTAATTGCCATGGCTCTAACTCCATAGTTAAGAGCTGTGTATTCCCTCTCCAAAGCCTCCATCACAGGCTCACTCTCAGAGCTAAGAAAAATGTACATAATTATCCTGAAAGTAAGCTTCCGAAGCTGGGTCAGAAACTCAAATTCTCCCATCGTTGTCCACTTGTTCAAGGAAGACACGACATTTTCTTCGATATATTTAGCATACGTGGACAATGCCTCGTAACCATTGACCAGAGCAGCTGTTAACAACCGAAGACGCTTGTGTTCTTCGTAGGAAATTCCGATAAATGACTTGTTTCCAATGAGTTGAACGGTGGATTGAGGCCAACCTGGCTTAAAGCTATCATCATCAACAGTCAAAACTCTCCTGCATGTTTCAGGTGTTGTAACTATCACGCTGGGGCTCCCAAACATGAAAGCCTTGTACATTCCAGTACGTCCAAATCTGCATTGTTTGTAGAAAGAAaacgtgcatgcatgcaaaacTCAGATCAGAGGATCTAAACCTTTGAACAAACATCCATATCCATCTGAAACCACAACAAAATATCCTGTAATTATTATAACACATACAGTACCATGATTATtgttggagtatagcatccaagattgaacaaatggaattgaagtctaaagcagcagcagcagcagcacgtGTTAAgttaaaagaggaagaagagttagttagttagttagttagttagtcattttactttctttctgcACTTATATAAACAGAGTTTCATTTTGTAATCATTCAATTCAGTTAATACAAATCTCAGTTTCAAGTTTTCTCTCTTGTCTCGAGTTCATGATCTTGATTTCATCTGAaacttaacatggtatcagattgaaAATACTCTTGCTTCCGCAATCTTTGTATCAGATTTCATCTCAAATTTCACTTCCTGATACGATTACAAACATCTTCATCCTGAAATCTTTGTAATCTCTAAATCATAATTTTCTTGCATTTCTTGGAAATTTCCAAGAATGAATTCTGACGATGATTTATCTGTTCATTCTTCTCATCTTCGTCAAAATCCTTTGGATGATTCCTCTAGTCCATACTACTTGCATCCAAGTGATAATCCTGGTGCATTGCTGGTTTCAGAAATATTTGTTGGCAATAATTACATTGCCTGGAGTCGAGCTATCATCATTGCCTTAACTGTCAAGAACAAAGCTGCGTTTATTGATGGATCAATCCTTGCTCCTCCTGCTGATCAACGTGTTCTCCACACTGCTTGGCTTAGAGCCAATAATCTGGTACTTTCTTGGCTTATGAACTCCATATCGAAAGAAATCAGAAGTAGTCTTCTTTATGTTGCTTCTGCTGTCGATTTATGGAATGAATTGAAAACCAGATATTTGAGAAGTGATGGTCCTAgagtttttcatcttgaaaaatcTCTCAGTTCCATCACTCAAGGATCTTTAACAATTACTGAGTACTTCAGTTCATTTAAGACACTTTGGGATGAATATCTCAACTACAGACCCTTTCCTACTTGTAGCTGTGGAAAGATGGCTTCATGCACCTGCAACCTATTTGATTTTCTTCTTATGAGACAACAGTCTGATTATGTCTTAAAGTTTTTAGTTGGTCTCAATGACTCTTATGCCTCAATAAGGAGTCAATTACTTCTCTGTTCTCCATTGCCAAGCATGGCAAAGGTATTTTCTTTGCTGATTCAAGAAGAAAGTCAGCGACAGTTGAATAATTCTGTTGATCATGAAACTCATGCTCTGTTGGTCAAACAAGTTAATCACCAGCCTAAGTTCTTGAAAGACAAGTCAAAGAGGTCCTCTCTATACTGTACTCACTGTGGGTACAATGGACACACTGTGGAGAAGTGTTTCCAGTTGCATGGATATCCCCCTGGTTGGACTGGACCCAAAGGCAAGCGATATTCACCTACTGTAAATGCAGCTATCTCAAATGAAGAGGTCTATATTACCAACAGCAATGAGAACCAAAAGTTTTCTTTAACTCATGAGGAATTTACCAAGCTTTTAGCACTTGCTAATTCAAATCCTTCACTGCCTCAAACAAACCTCACACCAGCTGTGAATCTTGCCACTTCTCATTTCTCTGGTAACTTTCTAAAATCTTcttgtttttctgtttcttcAATCCAAGAACATGAAATTTCATGGATATTAGACACtggtgcaacagatcatatgatctgttcaccTCTTCTATATTCTTTTACACCTAAGCCTATTAATACTCATTAACCTACCTAATGGCCAATCAGTTTCTGCCAATTATATTGGCACCATTTGCCTCTCTGATACATTATCTTTAAATAATGTGTTATGTGTTCCTAGTTTTTCTTTCAACTTGCTTTCTATCTCAAAACTAACCAAAGATACTAATATCTCTGTTTCCTTCTTTAACTCTTATTGCCTTTTACAGGACCAATCAGCAAAGAGGATGATTGGGATTGCTCATGAAAAACATGGACTTTACCACTTCAAACAAGTTACTACCTGCACCAAGAATAAGTTTCATTCTCTACCATTTGCTTCAGCTATTACCCAACAACATTTAGATATCTGGCATAACAGATTAGGACATGTTTCTATCTCTAGATTACCTTTTCTTAGACAATTAGAACCTTCTATATCTCTTGATTCAAATAATGTTTGTGATACATGTCATTTTGCAAAGCAAAGAAAGCTCTCTTTCCCTGTTTCTCAGAcacattcaaataaaatttttgatttgatACATTGTGACATCTAGGGTCCCTTTGGTGTTGTATCTTATTCTGGCTTCAGATTTTTCCTTACAATAGTTGATGATTACACACGATGTGTTTGGGTATATATGTTCAAAGCTAAGTCTGAAGTTCCTTCCATCTTAAAAACGTTCTGTACAATGGTAGAAACACAATTTAATGTTTCTGTCAAAGCTCTCAGATCAGACAATGGGTCTGAATTTCTTATTTCTCAATTCTATCATGATAAAGgtatattacatcaaaagagctgtgtagaaactccacaacaaaatggtgttgtggAGAGAAAGCATCAACACCTACTAAACACTGCTCGAGCTCTAATGTTCCAAGCAAATCTCCCTCTAACTTTTTGGAGTGATTGTGTGTTGACAGCAGCACACATCATAAATAGAATCCCTACTCCTCTCCTTAGAAATAAAACACCTTTTGAAATGCTCTTCAATAAAGCTCCTAATCTTTCCCATTTAAAAGTATTCGAATGTCTTTGCTTTGcatcaactctttcaaatcacAGGCATAAATTTGATTCAAGGGCTTTAAAATGCTTATTCTTAGGATATGCTTCTGATGTCAAAGGATACAAATTGGTAGATCTAAACACAAACAGAACATTCATTTCAAGGAATGTCATATTCCATGAaagtcattttccttttaaagccTTACCATCTAATTCCGAGGCTCATTCTTTTCTATTTCCACCAAATACTTCTGTTTCagatttttcttccctttttcctAATACTCCCTCAAATCCATTTTCAAATACATCAAATCCCACAATTCAACAAATGGAAAGCACAGAAACACTGACTGTACCAAATAGTCAGAATCCTATGTTGCATACTGAATCAACTCTCAATATTGAACCAACTCTCAATATTGAATCAACTCTCAATATTGACCCAACTCTCAGTACTGAATCTTTCAGTGGTCAACATTCTCACAACATTGATCACTCTCAGCAGCTCAGAAAATCttcaagaatgaaacaaacaccTATCTATTTTCAGGATTATTTTTGTGGTTCTGTCCAAAATGTTGTACAAGCAAACTCCTTATCTCCTCATGCTGCTTGTTCTTCTAACAAAGGTATTCTCTACCCTATCTCTGAGTTTATATCCACAACTAGACTGTCTTCATCTCATAAAGCATTCTTAGCCTCAATTTCTGcttctcaagaacccaaaaccTTTAAACAAGCTGTCCAAATACCTGAATGGCAAGCTgctatgcaaaaagaaataaatgcctTAGAGTTAAATAAAACTTGGGAACTTGTTACTCTTCCTAAAAATAAACAGACCATAGCTGCAAGTGGGTTTTTCGAATTAAATATAAAGCAGATGGCACTATAGAGAGACACAAGGCTAGATTGGTTGCTAAAGGCTACAATCAACAAGAGGGATTGGATTTTTTTTGACACTTTTTCTCCAGTAGCAAAGATTACTTCCATTCGATTAATCCTAGCCATAGCTGCCATTAAAAATTGGCATCTTCACCAactagatgtaaataatgcttttttacatggtgaCTTATATGAGGAGGTTTATATGGAATTACCTCCTGGTATGGCTCAAAAGGGAGAAAACAAAGTTTGCAAGCTTCTCAAAAGTCTTTAAGGCTTAAAACAAGCTAGTAGACAATGGTTTGAAAAATTGTCCAAGGCTTTGCTTCAATATGGTTTTGTTCAAGGTACTTCAGATTCTTCTTTGTTCATCAAGAAATCTGAATCATCCTTCCTAGCTATACTGGTCTATGTGGATGATGTCTTACTGGCTAGTGATAGTTTGATTGAAATTCAACTACTCAAAGATTTCTTACATCACCAGTTCACAATTAAAGACTTGGGAGAACTCAAATATTTCCTTGGCTTGGAGGTGGCAAGGTCCAAGAATGGAATCTCAATTTGCCAAAGGAAATATGCTCTTGATATACTTCAAGATACTGGCATGCTTGCTGCCAAGCCTGCTACATTCCCAATGGAATCCAGTCTAAAGCTCACTGCAACAGATTCTGTCTTGTATGATGATCTATCAGCTTACAGAAGAATGATTGGAAGATTGTTATATTTAACTCTCACCagacctgatcttacttatTCAGTTCAAGTCTTAAGTCAGTTCCTTTCCAAGCCAGCAATCAGTCATTATCAGGCAGCCACTAGAGTTCTTAGATATTTGAAAGCAACACCAGGACAAGGATTATTTTTTCCCTCATCATCAGACTTGCAACTGAAAGCCTTTTCAGACAGTGACTAGGCAAGGTGTATTGACGCTTGAAAAAGTGTCACAGGGTTTGCTATTTTTTTAGGCAACTCACTGGTTTCATGGAAAAGCAAGAAACAGGCAACAATAAGCAGGTCATCTGCAGAGGCAGAGTATCGGGCCATTGCATCAACCACCTGTGAGATTCAATGGCTCATTTATGCCTTGCAAGATTTGGGAATTAATCATTCTCAATCAACAATGCTCTATACAGACAGCAAGGCAGCCTTATCCATAGCAACAAATCCTGTTCAGCATGAGAGGACAAAGCACATAGAAATC comes from the Carya illinoinensis cultivar Pawnee chromosome 8, C.illinoinensisPawnee_v1, whole genome shotgun sequence genome and includes:
- the LOC122274663 gene encoding ent-kaurenoic acid oxidase 1-like encodes the protein MVLFGRTGMYKAFMFGSPSVIVTTPETCRRVLTVDDDSFKPGWPQSTVQLIGNKSFIGISYEEHKRLRLLTAALVNGYEALSTYAKYIEENVVSSLNKWTTMGEFEFLTQLRKLTFRIIMYIFLSSESEPVMEALEREYTALNYGVRAMAINLPGFSYHKALKARKKLVATFQSIVDERRNQRKEFVLPKKKDMMDALLDVADENGRKLSDEEIIDILLMYLNAGHESSGHTAMWAAIFLEWHPEFLQKAKAQNNCLLVDNRVRRAGIPLASKCDCCDNGGYEDQSHVLALGTFAEQVWSKCCSTLAICRMEGRNWKDKVEIWFRRAKFSTQPGQLIGLLPRIITWKLWTRWCMARMEGKHESLLSVWNSIKYWLGLIGKNLKASSRLSKRDEEILLMFNIPIKHKHISYLPSKWVKPKEGWHKLNVDGCSLGNPGSSGAGGAIRDCKGKLISGFNSYWESI